In the [Clostridium] colinum genome, one interval contains:
- a CDS encoding ABC transporter ATP-binding protein translates to MIEAVNVTKKFDNIIAVDNVSATIKNGSVFGLIGTNGAGKSTFLRMASGILKPDSGNIKIDNEEIFDNIGVKNKFFYISDEQFFFNNATPEDMKNYYQTIYENFDIERYKKLMKDFSLDRNRKIKTFSKGMKKQISVICGLCSKTDYLFCDETFDGLDPVVRQAVKSLFAQDIDERNLTPVIASHNLRELEDICDNIGLLHRGGMILSKDLEELKLDIHKVQIVFKETITTEIFEKLDIIKTETRGSLNVITIRGNKEYVNKYLESLQPIFFEMLPLSLEEIFIVETEEKGYDIKSLII, encoded by the coding sequence ATGATAGAGGCAGTAAATGTAACAAAAAAATTTGACAATATAATAGCTGTTGATAATGTATCTGCAACAATAAAAAATGGAAGTGTTTTTGGGCTTATTGGTACAAACGGTGCTGGTAAATCTACATTTTTAAGAATGGCATCTGGAATATTAAAACCAGATAGTGGAAATATAAAAATAGATAATGAAGAAATATTTGATAATATAGGAGTAAAAAATAAGTTTTTTTATATATCTGATGAACAATTTTTCTTTAATAATGCTACTCCAGAAGATATGAAAAATTATTATCAAACAATATATGAAAACTTTGATATTGAAAGATATAAAAAACTTATGAAAGATTTTAGTCTTGATAGAAATAGAAAAATAAAAACATTTTCAAAGGGAATGAAAAAACAAATATCGGTTATATGTGGTTTATGTTCAAAAACGGATTATCTTTTTTGTGATGAAACATTTGATGGGTTAGATCCAGTTGTTAGGCAAGCAGTAAAAAGCCTTTTTGCACAAGATATAGATGAAAGAAACCTAACACCTGTTATAGCATCTCATAACCTTAGAGAATTAGAAGATATATGTGACAACATAGGACTTTTGCACAGGGGAGGTATGATATTATCAAAAGATTTAGAAGAGTTAAAATTAGATATACATAAAGTTCAAATTGTTTTTAAAGAAACTATTACAACTGAAATATTTGAGAAATTGGATATAATTAAAACAGAAACTAGAGGATCTTTAAATGTAATTACTATAAGAGGTAATAAAGAATATGTAAATAAATATTTAGAAAGTTTACAACCAATATTTTTTGAAATGTTACCATTATCTTTAGAGGAAATATTTATAGTAGAAACGGAGGAAAAAGGATATGATATCAAATCACTTATCATCTAA
- a CDS encoding DUF1836 domain-containing protein, giving the protein MKNDEILNILKEYLDIEDIDLDKIPNIDLYIDQVTTFLEYNLEKYKRDKDQKIITKTMINNYAKDKILLSPVKKKYNKKQLISLILIYHLKSIMSITDIGLILKDSQENIEEIYKQFLIYKEKSNEEFYKNIENFLENMQENKDISIDLIVFLINIINEANQRKYLAEKIIDLYLKK; this is encoded by the coding sequence ATGAAAAATGATGAAATATTAAATATTTTGAAAGAATATTTAGACATAGAAGACATAGATCTAGATAAAATCCCTAATATAGATTTATATATAGACCAAGTAACAACTTTTTTAGAATATAATCTTGAAAAATATAAAAGAGATAAAGACCAAAAAATAATTACTAAAACAATGATAAATAACTATGCAAAAGATAAAATATTGTTATCACCAGTTAAAAAAAAGTATAATAAAAAACAATTAATATCATTAATATTAATTTATCATTTAAAATCTATAATGTCTATAACAGATATTGGTTTAATATTAAAAGATAGCCAAGAAAATATAGAAGAAATATATAAACAATTTTTAATATATAAAGAAAAATCTAATGAAGAATTTTATAAAAATATAGAAAATTTTTTAGAAAATATGCAAGAAAATAAAGATATAAGTATAGATTTAATAGTATTTTTAATAAATATTATTAATGAAGCTAATCAAAGAAAATATTTGGCAGAAAAAATTATAGATTTATATTTAAAAAAATAA
- a CDS encoding phospho-sugar mutase: protein MNYKSVYENWINDEYFDSETKKELLSIKDNEKEIEERFYKDLDFGTGGLRGIIGAGINRINIYTVSKATQGLADYILNQKEYKKEKGVAIGYDSRFMSKEFAEITALVLNGNGIKTYLFDELRPTPMVSFAIRELGCIAGVVITASHNPPEYNGYKIYGEDGGQVPFPKDVEIIGYVNNVKDFKAIKKLDKEEAIKQNLFNIIGKEIDEKYDENVLNQLINKDMIKTFSDLKIVYTPIHGTGNKPVRRILEKAGFKNVNIVKEQELPDCKFSTVDYPNPEDPNAFKLALKLAEEIDADIIVGTDPDADRVGAVVKNNKGEYIILSGNMMGVLLTDYILSQKQQKGTLSSKGAIISTVVSSNMTEKIAKNYNVDYFNVLTGFKFIGEKIKQFEQTGRNEYIFGFEESYGCLAGTYARDKDAVVATMLICELAGFYKNKGLTLYEGLQEIYKKYGYFKEDIKSITLKGIDGIKDMEKIMTYLRESTPKAVNGKDLIEVRDYKVGKIKNLPNNTVLDTDLPKSNVLYFTLSDKSWFCVRPSGTEPKIKIYFGVEESTESEANIKLDSLMKNVMDMIENILK, encoded by the coding sequence ATGAATTATAAAAGTGTATATGAAAATTGGATAAATGATGAATACTTTGATAGTGAAACTAAAAAAGAATTGTTAAGTATAAAAGATAATGAAAAAGAAATAGAAGAAAGGTTTTATAAAGACTTAGATTTTGGCACAGGTGGATTAAGAGGTATTATAGGGGCTGGTATTAACCGTATTAATATATATACAGTTAGTAAAGCAACACAAGGGCTTGCAGATTATATATTAAATCAAAAAGAATATAAAAAAGAAAAAGGTGTTGCTATAGGTTACGATTCTAGATTTATGAGCAAAGAATTTGCAGAAATAACGGCACTTGTTTTAAATGGCAATGGTATAAAAACATATTTATTTGATGAATTAAGGCCAACTCCTATGGTATCTTTTGCCATAAGAGAATTAGGTTGTATAGCAGGTGTTGTTATTACAGCAAGTCATAATCCTCCAGAATACAACGGATATAAAATATATGGAGAAGATGGAGGGCAAGTACCTTTTCCAAAAGATGTAGAAATAATAGGTTATGTTAATAATGTAAAAGATTTTAAGGCTATAAAAAAATTAGATAAAGAAGAAGCTATAAAACAAAATTTATTTAATATCATAGGTAAAGAAATAGATGAAAAATACGACGAAAATGTGTTAAATCAATTAATAAATAAAGATATGATAAAGACCTTTAGTGATTTAAAAATAGTATATACACCTATACACGGAACGGGAAATAAGCCAGTAAGACGTATATTAGAAAAAGCAGGATTTAAAAATGTTAATATAGTCAAAGAACAAGAATTACCAGATTGTAAATTTAGCACAGTAGATTATCCTAATCCAGAAGACCCTAATGCATTTAAATTAGCCTTAAAATTAGCAGAAGAAATAGATGCAGATATAATTGTAGGTACAGACCCTGATGCAGATAGAGTAGGGGCAGTTGTAAAAAATAATAAAGGTGAATATATTATCTTATCTGGAAATATGATGGGAGTATTATTGACAGACTATATTTTAAGTCAAAAGCAACAAAAGGGCACATTATCTAGTAAAGGTGCTATAATATCAACAGTTGTATCTTCTAATATGACTGAAAAGATAGCAAAAAATTATAATGTGGACTATTTTAATGTATTAACAGGGTTTAAGTTTATTGGTGAAAAAATTAAACAATTTGAACAAACAGGACGTAATGAATATATTTTTGGATTTGAAGAAAGCTACGGTTGTTTAGCTGGTACATATGCTAGAGATAAAGATGCTGTTGTTGCCACTATGCTTATATGTGAACTAGCAGGATTTTATAAAAATAAAGGTTTAACATTATACGAAGGTTTACAAGAAATTTATAAAAAATATGGTTATTTCAAAGAAGATATAAAATCTATTACATTAAAAGGTATTGATGGTATTAAAGATATGGAAAAAATAATGACATATCTAAGAGAATCTACACCAAAGGCAGTAAATGGAAAAGATTTAATAGAAGTAAGAGATTATAAAGTTGGAAAAATAAAAAATTTACCCAATAATACTGTATTAGATACAGATTTACCAAAATCTAATGTTTTATATTTTACATTAAGTGATAAATCTTGGTTTTGTGTTAGACCATCTGGTACAGAACCAAAAATAAAAATATATTTTGGAGTAGAAGAATCAACAGAAAGTGAAGCTAATATTAAACTTGATAGTTTGATGAAAAATGTTATGGATATGATAGAAAATATTTTAAAATAA
- a CDS encoding glycosyltransferase family 4 protein has translation MDHNWLLYWAGFLIAFVVSMLMTPFAKKIAFKIKAIDYPKSRGLNKEPMPRIGGLAIFLGFLASIIILSFFVEDFHTKQFIGFLTGGVLIVILGIFDDIYELSPKIKFIVQLLVAFIVVSTGTRIDVMSWPFWQYLRPFNAIITMVWILGLVNAVNLIDGVDGLAAGVSSIASLCLMVLCLISGSNLAVILTAILAGSCLGFLPRNFSPAEIYMGDTGSTFLGYVLAVTSCIGVYKSYAVLSIVISTLAVALPILDTLFAMIRRAINRKPLMSADRGHLHHRLIDSGYSHKQAVIILYGLSLFSAIIAILIAIQDYKATIVVFIAFCMLMLMMYVYKSRTQ, from the coding sequence TTGGATCATAATTGGTTACTATATTGGGCTGGTTTTTTAATAGCATTTGTTGTATCAATGCTTATGACACCTTTTGCTAAAAAAATTGCATTTAAAATAAAAGCTATTGATTATCCAAAATCTAGAGGCTTAAATAAAGAACCTATGCCAAGGATAGGTGGACTAGCTATATTTTTAGGTTTTTTAGCATCTATTATCATATTATCTTTTTTTGTTGAAGATTTTCATACAAAACAATTTATTGGATTTTTAACTGGTGGTGTATTAATAGTAATTCTTGGTATATTTGACGATATTTATGAACTTTCACCAAAAATTAAATTTATTGTACAATTATTAGTAGCTTTTATTGTAGTGTCTACAGGAACAAGAATAGATGTTATGTCTTGGCCTTTTTGGCAATATTTACGTCCTTTTAATGCTATAATAACAATGGTATGGATATTAGGCCTTGTAAATGCTGTAAATCTTATAGATGGTGTTGATGGTCTTGCTGCTGGTGTATCTTCTATAGCTTCATTATGCCTTATGGTACTTTGTTTAATATCTGGTAGCAATTTAGCCGTTATTTTAACAGCAATATTAGCAGGCTCTTGCTTAGGCTTTTTACCAAGAAACTTTAGCCCGGCTGAAATTTATATGGGTGATACTGGCTCAACATTTTTAGGATATGTATTAGCCGTAACGTCTTGTATAGGTGTATATAAAAGCTACGCTGTTCTATCTATCGTTATATCTACATTAGCAGTAGCTTTACCTATTTTAGATACACTTTTTGCTATGATAAGACGTGCTATAAATAGAAAACCTTTAATGAGTGCAGATAGAGGTCATCTTCATCATAGACTTATAGATAGTGGTTATTCTCACAAGCAAGCTGTTATTATTCTTTATGGGCTTAGCTTATTTAGTGCTATTATTGCCATACTTATAGCTATACAAGACTATAAAGCAACTATTGTTGTTTTTATAGCATTTTGTATGCTTATGCTTATGATGTATGTTTATAAAAGTCGCACTCAATAA
- the upp gene encoding uracil phosphoribosyltransferase has protein sequence MSKLYIVEHPVVQSKVTMLRDVKTGNKEFRELVSEIASFICYEATKDLETTEIEVESVLCKTKGHVLNRKVGIVPILRAGLGMVDGILNLIPNANIGHIGLYRDPETLLPVEYYCKLPSSDPANTDILLVDPMLATGGTAIAAMQFIKERGFKNIKFLCLIASPEGVKKVNEAHPDVDIYTASLDDHLNSHGYIIPGLGDAGDRIFGTK, from the coding sequence TTGAGTAAATTATACATAGTAGAACACCCTGTTGTTCAAAGTAAAGTTACTATGCTTAGAGATGTAAAAACAGGTAATAAAGAATTTAGAGAGCTTGTTTCCGAGATAGCTAGTTTTATTTGCTATGAAGCAACAAAAGATTTAGAAACAACAGAAATAGAAGTAGAATCTGTACTTTGTAAAACAAAAGGTCATGTTTTAAATAGAAAAGTTGGTATTGTACCTATATTAAGAGCTGGTCTTGGTATGGTTGATGGTATATTAAATTTAATACCTAATGCTAATATAGGTCATATTGGTCTTTATAGAGACCCTGAAACTCTTTTACCAGTAGAGTACTACTGTAAATTACCTTCATCTGACCCTGCTAATACAGATATATTGCTTGTTGACCCTATGCTTGCTACTGGTGGTACTGCCATAGCTGCTATGCAATTTATTAAAGAACGTGGATTTAAAAATATCAAATTTTTATGTTTAATAGCTTCACCAGAAGGTGTAAAAAAAGTAAACGAAGCTCATCCAGATGTAGATATTTATACTGCGTCTTTAGACGACCATTTAAATTCTCACGGCTATATTATACCAGGTCTTGGTGATGCTGGAGATAGAATTTTTGGAACAAAATAA
- the rpiB gene encoding ribose 5-phosphate isomerase B, whose amino-acid sequence MKNIIFVCTGNTCRSPMAEAIAKSLCKNININITSRGIFVYNSLSINENAKQVLNNNNINISEHFSTPLSLSEFENADLILTMEKQHKNLLLKNNNVNKSKVYTLYEYTLNSDMDIKDPFGCDIDTYNKCFDELYNLISKINFDNIQEENMIGIGSDHGGFHLKQEVIKYLKENNIPFKDYGTNSTDSVDYPIYAKNVANDVANGTLNKGILICGTGIGVSMAANKVKGIRTALCHDVFSAKATREHNDANILTMGERVIGVGLALEIVKTFLETPFSNDERHIRRINMIEE is encoded by the coding sequence ATGAAAAATATAATATTTGTTTGTACTGGTAATACTTGTCGTAGTCCTATGGCAGAAGCAATAGCTAAATCTTTATGTAAAAATATAAATATAAATATTACCTCTAGAGGAATTTTTGTATATAATAGTTTATCTATTAATGAAAATGCTAAACAAGTTTTAAATAATAATAATATTAATATATCTGAACATTTTTCTACTCCCCTTAGTTTATCTGAGTTTGAAAATGCCGATTTAATATTAACAATGGAAAAACAACATAAAAATCTTTTACTTAAAAATAATAATGTGAATAAATCTAAAGTTTATACATTGTATGAATATACATTAAATAGTGATATGGATATAAAAGACCCTTTTGGTTGTGATATTGATACATATAATAAATGTTTTGATGAACTTTATAATCTTATATCAAAAATAAACTTTGATAATATACAGGAGGAAAATATGATAGGTATAGGCTCAGACCACGGTGGTTTTCACTTAAAACAAGAAGTTATAAAATATCTAAAAGAAAATAATATACCTTTTAAAGATTATGGAACAAACTCTACAGATTCGGTAGATTACCCTATTTATGCAAAAAATGTTGCAAATGATGTAGCAAATGGTACTTTAAATAAAGGTATATTAATATGTGGAACGGGTATTGGGGTATCTATGGCTGCCAACAAAGTTAAAGGTATTCGTACGGCTCTTTGCCACGACGTTTTTTCTGCTAAAGCTACAAGAGAACATAATGATGCAAATATATTAACTATGGGTGAACGTGTTATAGGTGTTGGTTTAGCTTTAGAGATAGTAAAAACTTTCTTAGAGACACCTTTTTCTAATGACGAAAGACATATAAGAAGAATTAATATGATAGAAGAATAG
- a CDS encoding L-threonylcarbamoyladenylate synthase gives MSNTIFEKIDNLNPLLNIVALKRAANILKNEGLVAFPTETVYGLGANALNENAIKKIYIAKGRPSDNPLIVHIANKDDIYPLINDVPKVALLLMDKFWPGALTIVLKKSSLIPNITSGGLDTVAIRMPDNKIALALIKECGFPLAAPSANTSTKPSPTNANHVYKDLNGKIDMIIDGGNCDFGIESTVVEVLDNKVTILRPGNITKEMLESVVENVSIDKAILTNNSNMIAKAPGMKYKHYAPLGDVFIIDGNIDNIISHILKYLKTDKENNLKSIVIASNETINNYSSFTALNVGSRKDLDEIAKNIFNILRECDNLNVEKIYIESFAEKGVGLAIMNRLKKAAGYKIINV, from the coding sequence TTGTCTAATACAATATTTGAAAAAATTGATAATTTAAATCCACTTTTAAATATAGTCGCCTTAAAAAGGGCGGCTAATATTTTAAAAAATGAAGGGTTGGTAGCTTTTCCTACCGAAACGGTTTATGGACTTGGTGCAAATGCTTTAAATGAAAATGCTATAAAAAAAATATATATAGCTAAAGGGCGTCCGTCGGATAACCCCCTTATTGTTCATATAGCAAATAAAGATGATATTTACCCTCTTATAAATGATGTGCCTAAAGTTGCTCTTCTTTTAATGGATAAATTTTGGCCAGGCGCCTTAACAATTGTCTTAAAAAAAAGCTCTCTAATACCAAATATAACTTCTGGCGGCTTAGATACTGTTGCTATAAGAATGCCTGATAATAAAATTGCATTAGCCTTAATAAAAGAATGTGGCTTTCCTTTAGCTGCTCCTAGTGCAAATACTTCTACAAAACCAAGCCCTACTAATGCAAATCATGTTTATAAAGATTTAAACGGAAAAATAGATATGATTATAGACGGTGGAAATTGTGATTTTGGTATAGAATCTACTGTAGTAGAAGTTTTAGATAATAAAGTTACTATTTTAAGACCTGGTAATATAACAAAAGAAATGTTAGAAAGTGTTGTTGAAAATGTATCTATTGATAAAGCTATTTTAACTAATAATTCTAATATGATAGCAAAAGCCCCTGGTATGAAATATAAACATTATGCACCTTTAGGAGATGTTTTTATAATTGATGGCAATATTGATAATATAATTTCTCATATATTAAAATATTTAAAAACAGATAAGGAAAATAATTTAAAATCTATTGTTATTGCATCAAATGAAACTATAAATAATTATTCATCTTTTACTGCTTTAAATGTTGGTAGTAGGAAAGATTTAGATGAAATTGCTAAAAATATTTTTAATATTTTAAGAGAATGCGATAACCTTAATGTAGAAAAAATATATATAGAATCTTTTGCCGAAAAAGGTGTTGGACTTGCAATTATGAATAGGTTAAAAAAAGCTGCTGGTTATAAAATAATAAATGTATAA
- a CDS encoding SEC-C metal-binding domain-containing protein — MNLYESWFNKAYTKDGGINNLFWNDFVPKEQKIYEYILSEKVEKIEGSVKELAEKFDMSPEYFTGFIDGINDTQEEKIVLQDLTEDSQICIKINFEVLYRKMVEYKADHLYNLPEWKNIFTEEQLKTLFRGQRSSTTFIREPKIERNDPCPCGSGKKYKKCCGAN; from the coding sequence ATGAATTTATACGAAAGTTGGTTTAATAAAGCATATACTAAAGATGGTGGTATAAATAATTTATTTTGGAATGACTTTGTGCCAAAAGAACAAAAAATATATGAATATATATTAAGTGAAAAAGTTGAAAAAATTGAAGGTAGCGTTAAAGAGCTTGCCGAAAAATTTGATATGTCTCCAGAATATTTTACTGGATTTATTGATGGTATAAATGACACACAAGAAGAAAAAATTGTATTACAAGATTTAACAGAAGATAGTCAAATATGTATAAAAATTAATTTTGAAGTTTTATACAGAAAAATGGTAGAATACAAAGCTGACCATCTTTACAACCTTCCTGAATGGAAAAATATATTTACAGAAGAGCAACTAAAAACACTTTTTAGAGGGCAAAGAAGCTCTACTACATTTATTAGAGAACCAAAAATAGAAAGAAATGACCCTTGTCCTTGTGGAAGTGGTAAAAAATATAAAAAATGTTGTGGGGCTAACTAA
- the radA gene encoding DNA repair protein RadA, which yields MAKIKTKYICQECGYETGKWLGRCPSCNNFSTFSEEIVEKNTPKITSPSATNKALSLDNIAPINEVRTKTQIGELDRVLGGGIVQGSLTLVGGDPGIGKSTLLLQICQAVGEANKKILYVSGEESAQQIKLRASRLNITTKNLLLLSETNFNVIENTIRELSPDLVIIDSIQTVFLDDLSSAPGSVTQVRECTAKIMRIGKGENISIFIVGHVTKDGSIAGPRILEHMVDTVLYFEGERLASYRILRAVKNRFGSTNEIGVFEMRQIGLVEINNPSEYMLSGRPIGATGSSVTCSIEGTRPILAEVQSLVSYTTFNIPRRMATGMDFNRMILLVAVLEKKLNLQLGSYDIYVNLAGGIKILEPALDASVACSIVSSYKNKPIDAKTLIFGEIGLSGELRAVSFCEKRVMEALKLGFETVVIPKDNLKEVSSIKDIKICPVANINELLKLVL from the coding sequence ATGGCAAAAATTAAAACAAAATACATATGTCAAGAATGTGGATATGAAACTGGAAAGTGGCTTGGAAGATGCCCTTCTTGTAATAACTTTTCAACTTTTTCTGAAGAAATTGTTGAAAAAAATACTCCAAAAATTACTAGCCCTTCTGCTACAAATAAAGCTTTATCTTTAGATAATATTGCTCCTATAAATGAAGTTAGAACAAAAACTCAAATAGGAGAACTTGATAGAGTTTTAGGTGGTGGAATTGTTCAAGGTTCTTTAACATTGGTAGGTGGAGACCCTGGCATAGGTAAATCTACCCTACTTTTACAAATATGCCAAGCCGTTGGTGAAGCTAATAAAAAAATATTATATGTATCTGGAGAAGAATCTGCTCAACAAATAAAGCTACGAGCAAGCAGATTAAATATTACAACAAAAAATCTTCTTCTTTTATCTGAAACTAATTTTAATGTAATAGAAAATACTATAAGAGAGCTTTCTCCTGATTTAGTTATAATAGATTCTATACAAACAGTTTTTTTAGATGACCTTTCTTCTGCTCCAGGTAGCGTAACACAAGTTAGAGAATGTACGGCAAAAATAATGCGTATAGGTAAAGGAGAAAATATATCTATATTTATAGTAGGTCACGTTACTAAAGATGGGTCTATTGCTGGTCCTAGAATATTAGAACATATGGTAGATACAGTTTTATACTTTGAAGGTGAAAGACTTGCTAGTTATCGTATATTAAGAGCCGTAAAAAATCGTTTTGGTTCTACAAATGAAATTGGTGTGTTTGAAATGCGTCAAATAGGATTAGTAGAAATAAATAATCCATCTGAATATATGCTTTCTGGACGACCAATAGGTGCTACTGGTTCTTCTGTAACTTGTAGCATAGAAGGAACTAGACCAATACTTGCCGAAGTCCAATCTTTAGTAAGTTATACAACTTTTAATATACCACGAAGAATGGCAACTGGTATGGACTTTAATCGTATGATACTTCTTGTAGCCGTTTTAGAAAAAAAATTAAATCTCCAGTTAGGCTCTTATGATATTTATGTAAATTTAGCCGGAGGAATAAAAATATTAGAACCTGCCTTAGATGCTTCTGTTGCTTGCTCTATTGTATCTAGCTATAAAAATAAGCCTATTGATGCTAAAACATTAATTTTTGGAGAAATAGGACTATCTGGAGAGCTACGTGCTGTATCATTTTGTGAAAAACGTGTTATGGAAGCATTAAAACTAGGCTTTGAAACAGTTGTTATACCAAAAGATAACTTAAAAGAAGTTTCTTCTATAAAAGATATTAAAATTTGTCCTGTTGCTAACATAAATGAACTTTTAAAATTAGTTTTATAA
- a CDS encoding DNA topoisomerase III: MKHLIIAEKPSVAKDIAKVLKCSKKGEGYFYNDTYIISWAIGHLVTLCDPEEYDKSLKKWSVNTLPIIPTKIKIKAINNTKKQLKILSNLINTNSVESLICATDSGREGELIFRYIYEITKCKKPFKRLWISSMTDEAIKEGFENLKDGKEYDNLYYSAKCRSEADWLVGINASRAFTLKFNTLLSIGRVQTPTLAILVEKHKEIENFKVTEYFEIEANFKTLDETNQSYKGIWIAKKNETKIFEKNKANDILKDIKDKKGIVKNIETETKKQPPPLLYDLTELQRDCNKKFSYSAKKTLSIAQDLYEKRKLITYPRTDSRYLSEDMKAKIKPILNKLNTLNTYKPFLDYVLSLEKLPITKRIIDNSKITDHHAIIPTLTVNISSLSKDEKNVYDLIVRRFIAVFYPNYVYNITKIITEIEEHLFLTKGTTILEEGFTKLNVEKDKKDNDILPNVKKGVNVFNENSKILNKKTKPPSPYNEATLLSAMENAGRFVDDENLKEQLKESGLGTPATRASIIERLLQMNYVKRKGKSLIPTNKGIKLIEIVPKELKSPETTGKWEKGLSSISKGTMQPKTFMDSINRYVHFLVDYSKKAQINIVFDNEDNNKFKQSNKYKSLEKFGVCPQCNNDILENSKSFYCSNWKNGCKFNIWKNSLEKYNIFIHKELAKNIIKDKKIIDIKIIDPKDKKEKLADLILFDTGNINIIIK, encoded by the coding sequence ATGAAACATCTAATTATAGCCGAAAAACCTTCTGTTGCAAAAGATATTGCAAAAGTTTTAAAATGTAGTAAAAAAGGTGAAGGCTATTTTTATAACGATACTTATATTATATCTTGGGCTATTGGTCATCTTGTTACCCTTTGTGACCCAGAAGAATATGATAAAAGCTTAAAAAAATGGAGTGTAAACACTTTACCTATTATACCTACTAAAATAAAAATTAAAGCTATAAATAACACTAAAAAACAATTAAAAATTTTATCTAATCTTATAAATACAAATAGTGTAGAAAGCCTCATATGTGCAACGGATAGTGGGCGTGAAGGTGAACTTATTTTTAGATATATATATGAAATAACAAAATGTAAAAAGCCTTTTAAAAGATTATGGATATCTAGTATGACTGATGAAGCTATAAAAGAAGGCTTTGAAAATTTAAAAGATGGTAAAGAATATGACAATCTTTATTATTCTGCAAAGTGTAGGTCTGAGGCAGATTGGTTAGTTGGTATAAACGCATCTAGAGCTTTTACTTTAAAATTTAACACCCTACTATCTATTGGTCGTGTTCAGACCCCTACTTTAGCTATATTAGTAGAAAAACATAAAGAAATAGAAAATTTTAAAGTAACTGAATATTTTGAAATAGAGGCTAATTTTAAAACATTAGATGAAACTAATCAAAGTTACAAAGGTATTTGGATAGCTAAGAAAAATGAAACAAAAATATTTGAAAAAAATAAAGCAAATGATATTTTAAAAGATATAAAAGATAAAAAAGGTATTGTAAAAAATATAGAAACTGAAACTAAAAAACAACCACCACCTTTGTTATATGATTTAACAGAGCTACAAAGAGATTGTAACAAAAAGTTTTCTTATTCTGCTAAAAAAACTTTATCTATAGCTCAAGATTTGTATGAAAAAAGAAAATTAATTACATATCCTAGAACAGATAGTAGGTATTTATCTGAAGATATGAAAGCTAAAATTAAACCAATACTTAATAAATTAAATACTTTAAATACATATAAACCTTTTTTAGACTATGTTTTATCTCTTGAAAAACTACCTATAACAAAACGTATAATTGACAATAGCAAAATAACAGACCACCATGCTATTATACCTACATTAACTGTAAATATATCTTCTTTATCGAAAGATGAAAAAAATGTATACGACCTTATAGTAAGACGTTTTATTGCTGTTTTTTATCCTAATTATGTATATAATATAACAAAAATTATAACAGAAATAGAAGAACATTTATTTTTAACTAAAGGTACTACTATATTAGAAGAAGGCTTTACAAAACTTAATGTTGAAAAAGATAAAAAAGATAATGATATTTTACCTAATGTAAAAAAAGGTGTAAATGTTTTTAATGAAAATTCCAAAATATTAAATAAGAAAACTAAGCCACCTAGCCCATATAATGAAGCTACACTACTTTCGGCTATGGAAAATGCTGGACGATTTGTAGATGATGAAAACTTAAAAGAACAATTAAAAGAGTCTGGACTAGGAACCCCTGCTACAAGAGCCTCTATTATAGAACGCTTGTTACAAATGAATTATGTAAAAAGAAAAGGTAAATCTTTAATACCTACAAATAAAGGTATCAAACTAATTGAAATTGTTCCAAAAGAGCTAAAATCTCCAGAAACAACTGGTAAATGGGAAAAAGGGCTTTCTTCTATATCAAAAGGTACTATGCAACCTAAAACATTTATGGATAGTATAAATAGATATGTTCACTTTTTAGTAGACTATTCTAAAAAAGCACAAATAAATATTGTATTTGATAATGAAGATAACAATAAATTTAAACAATCTAATAAATATAAATCTTTAGAAAAATTTGGCGTATGCCCTCAATGTAATAATGATATTTTAGAAAATAGTAAAAGCTTTTATTGTTCTAACTGGAAAAATGGTTGTAAATTTAACATATGGAAAAATAGCTTAGAAAAATATAATATTTTTATACATAAAGAACTTGCTAAAAATATTATAAAAGATAAAAAAATTATAGATATAAAAATTATAGACCCAAAAGATAAAAAAGAAAAATTAGCCGATTTAATATTATTTGATACTGGAAATATAAATATAATAATTAAATAA